The segment TGCTGGTGTAGCGGAGCTCGATATCAATGTCGTGCTCTGGCCGGTAATGTTCCCAGTCCAGCATCAGCGCGCCACCCAGGCCGTAGGCATTCAACGTCCCACCGTTGAGGAAGTTGATGTCGCGGTCCGTCACGTGCTGGACGACCGCCGTGGCAAGCTTGAGGTCGCTCGATACATTGCCCAGCGAAGCGTTGAGGATCGGGCGGATGACCAGTTCCTTGTCGTCAGTTAGCGGAAAATCCCAGCCAATACCGACCGTTCCAGCGAAGGTATTCCAGCGTGTGGGAAGCAGCCGCGATTCCGCCCCGTCTGTCGATACAAAGGTCGGATCGTAGCGGCTGTACGCGATCGAGCCTTCGAGATAGAGCGGAAACGTCTTGCTCATCGTGAAGCCGCCACCAAGCTGGGACATGACAATGCCGGGGTTGTCCGTCTGGGCGCTTTTGATCGACAGCGAACTCGATGCCAGATCCGGCACGACCGAATAACTCATCAGCGACAGCACGGCGTTGGCCTGCCGTTGCACACCAGGCCCGAAAATTTGCGCCTGGGCGTGCGCGGCGGGCACGGCTGTCGCCATTACCAGAAGCAGCGCCCCCCTGCACGCGAGGGCGCTGAACATGCCGGGTCGATGTTGCCGTTTCGTGACACGGTCCATACGTTCGTCCGAGATGTCATGCAAGGCTTGTACCTGGCGGAAGCGTACCGTTGGTCCGTTCGCTCGCGTATTGGACCAAGGTTCCATTGCGGGCAGCAAACGGGGCATCTATAAGATCACCATGTTGGCATCGGTGCCGGCGAAACCGATGCGGTGTCAGGAGGGTGCCATGACGCGTTGCAGCGTGCGACGACTCAGTTGGATCGGAGCATGGATCATAGCTTGCTTCCTAGCAAGCATTGGTAGCGCCTGGGCGCAGGAAAATAGCGCCGGCCCGGCGTCATTCAAGCCAGAGGAGCTCGAAGCGCTGGTCGCGCCGATCGCGCTTTATCCTGACTCCGTGCTGGCGCAGGCGCTGATGGCGTCGACCTATCCGCTCGAGGTGGTACAGGCGGCGCGATGGGTTAAGGCCAACCCCAACGTCAAAGGGGATGCCGCCATCAAGGCGGTCGAGAGCCAGCCGTGGGATGTCAGCGTGAAATCGTTGGTCGCGTTTCCGCAGGTGCTGGAGCCGATGAGCGACAAGCTCGACTGGACCCAGAAGCTCGGCGACGCGTTCCTGGCGCAGGAGAAGGACGTGATGGCGGCGGTACAACGGCTGCGCGCCAAGGCCCAGCAGTCCGGTAACCTGAAATCCAACGAGCAGCAAAAGGTCATCGTGGAGCCGCCAGCGCAGGCCAGCGGCGGCACGACTGGTGGGGGAGGCACCACCCAGACCATCGTGCGGATCGAGCCGGCCAATCCGGAGGTGATCTACGTCCCGTCGTACAACCCCACCGTCGTCTATGGCGGGTGGAGCTATCCGTCCTACCCGCCGTATTACTGGCCGCCGTCACCTTATTACTATCCTGGCGGCGCCCTGATGACCGGCTTCGCCTGGGGCGTTGGACTGGCCGCCGCTGGCGCGATCTTCTCGAACTGCAACTGGGGCGGTGGCGACGTCAATATCAACGTCAACAAGGCGGCGAACATCGACCGCAACTTCGACCGGACCAAGGTCCAGAACGGCAACCGCTGGCAGCACGATTCCAGCCATCGCAAGGGCGTGGCATATCGCGATAACGCTACGCGGGAGAAGTTCGGCAACAACGTGGGCGGCGCCGACAGGCGCAATGACTTCCGTGGCCGCGAAGGTGGCCGCGATGGCGCGGGAGACAGGGCAGGTGACCGGGCCGGAAATCGGCAAGGCGACCGCGCAGGGGATCGTGCGGGCGACCGCGGTGGTGACAGGGGCGGTGATCGCGGCGGTGATCGTGGCGGTAACCGCGCCAGCACGGGTGACCGCATGGGCGGCTCGGATCGTGCGGGCGTTGCTGACCGGAGCGCCGGAGGCGGGGATCGTGGCGGCGCGGGTGTCGGAGACCGGAGTGCCGGCGTTGCCGACCGAAGCGCGGGCGGCGGTAATCGAA is part of the Cupriavidus metallidurans CH34 genome and harbors:
- a CDS encoding DUF3300 domain-containing protein, whose protein sequence is MTRCSVRRLSWIGAWIIACFLASIGSAWAQENSAGPASFKPEELEALVAPIALYPDSVLAQALMASTYPLEVVQAARWVKANPNVKGDAAIKAVESQPWDVSVKSLVAFPQVLEPMSDKLDWTQKLGDAFLAQEKDVMAAVQRLRAKAQQSGNLKSNEQQKVIVEPPAQASGGTTGGGGTTQTIVRIEPANPEVIYVPSYNPTVVYGGWSYPSYPPYYWPPSPYYYPGGALMTGFAWGVGLAAAGAIFSNCNWGGGDVNINVNKAANIDRNFDRTKVQNGNRWQHDSSHRKGVAYRDNATREKFGNNVGGADRRNDFRGREGGRDGAGDRAGDRAGNRQGDRAGDRAGDRGGDRGGDRGGDRGGNRASTGDRMGGSDRAGVADRSAGGGDRGGAGVGDRSAGVADRSAGGGNRNSYGGGGRDNAFQGVGGGSTAQRDLDRGRASSSQAGFSGGQRGGGGGGGGFSGGGGRGGGGFSGGGGRGGGGGGRGGGGRR